One window from the genome of Candidatus Synechococcus calcipolaris G9 encodes:
- a CDS encoding S41 family peptidase, with protein sequence MGLKTGLARAISGCLPFIFLVGSAATAATTTLKDSPKALVDEAWQFINKNYIDPQFNQLDWSSIRTELLSRQYGDRQQAYRTIQQTLTKLNDPYTRFLPPQEYGQLLRQTQGQLVDVGLTLAEMGESFQVAEITSGSMAAKADLKVGDEIVAINGRGSDRLTLERATYLLRGTAGTKLVLSVRRGDGEIFAVEITREGEIPTTVLYQVMVVGPNRIGYIRLNGFNSHSKEQMETAITTLAEQNVQSYILDLRHNPGGLLEAGIDITRQWLPAGVIVRIQHGDKEDEIRANQRAITDLPLVILVNQASASASEILAGALQDHGRAQVVGTRTFGKVRVQAVHEMGDGSALVVTVARYLTPKGTDISEGGITPDVLVPSHPATDMQLRINPHAIATVQDPVLLRALELLILQQRSSR encoded by the coding sequence ATGGGTTTGAAAACTGGACTGGCACGGGCGATTAGTGGATGTCTACCATTCATTTTTCTGGTTGGTTCAGCCGCCACCGCTGCCACCACCACCCTCAAGGATTCCCCTAAGGCCCTAGTGGATGAAGCCTGGCAGTTTATTAATAAGAATTACATTGATCCCCAGTTTAACCAGTTAGATTGGTCATCGATTCGTACCGAGTTGTTATCTCGTCAATACGGCGATCGCCAGCAGGCCTATCGCACCATCCAGCAAACCCTGACGAAGCTCAATGATCCCTACACCCGTTTTTTACCGCCCCAAGAATATGGCCAACTCCTGCGCCAAACCCAAGGACAACTGGTTGATGTGGGCCTAACCCTAGCGGAAATGGGAGAAAGTTTTCAAGTTGCTGAAATCACCTCCGGTTCTATGGCCGCAAAGGCCGATCTAAAAGTGGGGGATGAAATTGTTGCCATCAATGGTCGTGGTAGCGATCGCCTCACCCTGGAACGGGCTACCTATCTATTGCGGGGAACAGCGGGCACAAAACTGGTTCTTTCTGTCCGCAGGGGCGATGGCGAAATCTTTGCCGTTGAAATCACCCGGGAAGGCGAAATTCCCACCACAGTTCTCTACCAAGTCATGGTGGTGGGCCCCAATCGGATTGGCTACATTCGCTTGAATGGGTTTAATTCCCACTCCAAGGAACAAATGGAAACCGCCATCACCACATTGGCCGAACAAAATGTGCAGAGCTATATTCTGGATCTACGCCATAACCCAGGGGGGCTGTTAGAAGCAGGTATTGACATTACCCGCCAGTGGCTCCCTGCTGGTGTCATTGTCCGTATCCAGCATGGTGATAAAGAAGATGAAATTCGGGCCAATCAACGGGCAATTACGGATTTACCCCTAGTTATTTTGGTGAATCAGGCCTCCGCCAGTGCCAGTGAAATTTTAGCGGGGGCCCTGCAAGATCATGGCCGGGCCCAGGTGGTGGGAACCCGCACCTTTGGTAAAGTTCGCGTTCAAGCCGTCCATGAAATGGGGGATGGTTCTGCCCTGGTTGTGACCGTGGCACGGTATCTCACGCCAAAGGGTACGGATATTTCCGAGGGGGGGATTACCCCTGATGTCTTGGTTCCCAGTCATCCTGCCACCGATATGCAGCTACGGATCAATCCCCACGCCATTGCTACCGTTCAGGATCCAGTTCTGCTGCGGGCCCTAGAGTTATTGATCCTTCAACAACGCTCCTCCCGTTAA
- a CDS encoding N-acetylmuramoyl-L-alanine amidase: MPASVSLKFLATTTLALPMVCFAAQPSWGDRPLNVVYPPQTHRTTAAQIFFIGTANPNLPVLLNGQVIEQRSPAGHFSPSIPLQWGENQITLQAGEQTLTFQIHRQALEPDGLTTAAGFRILEPTANLARQPGEPLCFTALASPGDRLRVQVGPKTVNLSAIDGSGILAPNTAALIDQTTVYSSPSQTYRGCTALDTPGDYGQIRWHLGQGSSDQTVEPGTTLEILDPAQLPRITVIRPEGGIARTGPGTDYSRLTPLPPGTRAQVTGRTGDWLRLDYGGWIRASETQSLPLATPTQARIRSIIARPQSGWTEITFPLELPVPVTVTQGDRHFTLTLHNTTAQTDVIRLDPDPVIQRLDWAQVSPSQVQYRFQLHSPQQWGYRLRYEGNQLIVSLRHPPPQPRGNQPLSGIKILLDPGHGGPEDLGARGPDGTPEKEMTLILSQHLARDMEQLGATVILTLEDDRDLDLPERVALIDATEPTLALSIHYNALPDAGDAWNTQGIGTFWYEPQSHSLAIFLEEYLSRRLNRPRYGVFWNNLALTRPTVAPAVLLELGFMINPEEFEWITDPQAQAALSRTLAQGIQEWLDTVLVPHP, translated from the coding sequence TTGCCAGCATCCGTTAGCTTAAAATTTTTGGCCACGACCACCTTGGCTCTACCCATGGTTTGCTTTGCCGCCCAGCCCAGTTGGGGCGATCGCCCCCTGAATGTTGTCTATCCGCCCCAAACGCACCGAACCACGGCCGCCCAAATTTTCTTTATTGGTACCGCCAACCCCAATTTACCCGTTCTCCTAAATGGCCAGGTGATTGAGCAGCGATCGCCGGCGGGTCATTTTTCCCCATCCATTCCCTTGCAGTGGGGCGAGAATCAGATCACCCTTCAGGCTGGGGAGCAAACCCTCACATTTCAAATTCATCGCCAAGCCCTTGAACCCGATGGACTCACCACCGCCGCAGGTTTTCGGATTTTAGAACCCACGGCAAACCTAGCACGGCAACCGGGGGAACCCCTCTGTTTTACAGCTCTGGCTAGTCCGGGCGATCGCCTGCGGGTTCAAGTTGGCCCCAAAACCGTTAATTTATCCGCCATTGATGGTTCAGGCATTTTAGCTCCAAATACAGCGGCGTTAATTGATCAAACCACGGTCTATTCCTCCCCCAGCCAAACCTATCGGGGCTGTACCGCCCTTGATACCCCTGGGGACTACGGCCAAATTCGCTGGCATCTGGGCCAAGGTTCTAGTGACCAAACCGTCGAACCCGGCACAACCCTGGAGATTCTGGATCCAGCCCAACTCCCCAGGATTACAGTCATTCGCCCCGAAGGCGGCATTGCCCGCACCGGCCCAGGGACAGATTATTCTCGGTTGACCCCCTTACCCCCCGGAACCCGGGCCCAGGTAACTGGACGCACGGGGGATTGGTTACGTTTAGATTATGGTGGCTGGATTCGTGCCTCAGAAACCCAATCGCTGCCCCTGGCAACACCCACCCAGGCTAGGATTCGTAGTATTATTGCCCGCCCCCAATCCGGTTGGACAGAGATTACCTTTCCCCTAGAGTTGCCTGTCCCCGTGACCGTTACCCAGGGCGATCGCCACTTTACCTTGACTCTCCACAACACCACGGCCCAAACCGATGTCATTCGCCTGGATCCTGACCCAGTGATTCAACGCCTCGACTGGGCCCAAGTCAGTCCTAGCCAGGTGCAATATCGTTTCCAGCTCCATTCTCCGCAGCAGTGGGGCTATCGCCTCCGGTATGAGGGGAATCAACTTATTGTAAGTCTCCGCCATCCGCCGCCCCAACCACGGGGCAATCAACCCCTCAGCGGTATTAAAATTCTCTTGGATCCGGGCCATGGCGGCCCAGAAGACCTAGGGGCACGGGGGCCCGATGGTACCCCAGAAAAAGAAATGACCCTAATTTTGTCCCAGCACTTGGCGCGGGATATGGAACAGCTAGGGGCCACCGTCATCTTGACTCTCGAGGATGATCGGGATTTAGACTTGCCTGAGCGCGTTGCCCTCATTGATGCCACTGAGCCGACCCTGGCCCTAAGTATTCATTACAATGCCTTACCCGATGCGGGGGATGCCTGGAATACCCAGGGAATTGGTACGTTTTGGTATGAACCCCAAAGCCACAGTTTAGCCATCTTTCTAGAGGAATACCTCAGCCGTCGCCTGAACCGTCCCCGCTATGGTGTGTTTTGGAATAACTTAGCCCTAACCCGTCCTACCGTAGCCCCAGCGGTACTCTTGGAGTTGGGATTCATGATTAATCCCGAAGAATTTGAATGGATTACGGATCCCCAGGCCCAAGCAGCCCTATCCCGCACATTGGCCCAGGGCATTCAGGAATGGCTAGACACCGTTCTCGTGCCACACCCCTAG
- a CDS encoding GFA family protein: MLQTSHDSSEQVYGGGCHCGSVRFRVKIRQWRAIACNCSICTKKGFLHHIVPPSDFELLQGDDDLTTYRFNTGTAQHLFCQHCGIHPFYHPRSHPDQIDVNLNCLDEPNLREKFEVVAFEGRAWEENIASIR; this comes from the coding sequence ATGCTCCAAACGAGTCATGATTCAAGTGAGCAGGTCTATGGGGGAGGTTGCCACTGTGGGTCTGTTCGGTTTCGGGTAAAGATTCGTCAATGGCGGGCGATCGCCTGTAACTGTTCGATCTGCACAAAGAAAGGATTTTTGCACCACATTGTTCCTCCCTCAGATTTTGAATTATTACAGGGGGACGATGACCTTACGACCTACCGCTTCAATACAGGCACGGCCCAACATTTATTTTGTCAACACTGTGGGATTCATCCCTTTTACCATCCCCGCTCCCACCCGGATCAGATTGATGTGAATCTGAATTGTTTGGACGAGCCGAACCTGCGGGAAAAATTTGAGGTGGTAGCTTTTGAGGGCCGGGCCTGGGAGGAGAATATTGCCAGCATCCGTTAG
- a CDS encoding PetM family cytochrome b6-f complex subunit 7, with amino-acid sequence MGQEIFNTSVISFTLVLVGLGLGYLLLRLTPDD; translated from the coding sequence ATGGGGCAAGAAATTTTCAATACCTCTGTTATTTCCTTTACGCTTGTTCTTGTCGGTCTTGGTCTCGGCTATCTCTTGCTGCGCCTAACTCCCGATGATTAA
- a CDS encoding L,D-transpeptidase — protein sequence MMLRWLQSGILASGLVGLAALPGLALPLGTAALETAVSRAPRTEPNPLLLPDIALLELPALREASPFLPTMERKLVLRLSDRRVYLYEGEQVLASYPVAIGRAGWETPQGSFQVSHKVVDPIWQNPFNGNVVQPGPNNPLGDRLIVFAPMGNKGFVGFHGTTNESLIGQAVSHGCVRMKNNDIRALFEKVEVGMAVIVQP from the coding sequence ATGATGTTGCGTTGGTTACAGTCAGGCATCTTAGCATCGGGTTTAGTTGGGTTAGCAGCCTTGCCTGGTTTGGCCCTGCCCCTAGGAACCGCAGCCTTAGAAACCGCAGTGAGTCGGGCCCCCAGGACAGAGCCAAATCCGTTACTATTACCGGATATTGCCTTACTGGAACTGCCGGCCCTCCGCGAAGCTTCTCCCTTCCTTCCTACCATGGAGCGTAAATTGGTGTTGCGGCTGAGCGATCGCCGCGTTTATCTATATGAAGGGGAACAGGTTCTCGCCAGCTATCCGGTTGCCATTGGTCGAGCGGGTTGGGAAACGCCCCAAGGGTCTTTTCAGGTGTCCCACAAAGTAGTTGATCCCATTTGGCAAAATCCCTTTAATGGCAATGTTGTCCAGCCAGGGCCTAATAATCCCTTGGGCGATCGCCTGATTGTCTTTGCGCCCATGGGCAATAAAGGTTTTGTCGGCTTTCATGGCACCACCAATGAGTCATTAATTGGTCAGGCGGTGTCCCACGGTTGTGTGCGGATGAAAAATAACGATATTCGTGCCCTATTTGAGAAAGTGGAAGTGGGAATGGCGGTCATTGTCCAGCCTTAG
- a CDS encoding L-lactate permease, with protein MDSGFTLVMYALIALVPIVTVFLLLIGARWPANRAMPVAYGVTVIIALVLWRVPFHWVAAATVQGGVIALEILYIVFGAILLLNTLQLSGAIPAIRHSLTSITEDRRIQVMIIAWLFGSFIEGASGFGTPAVICVPLMVAIGFPALAAVMMALIIQSTPSTFGAVGTPIVIGIRAGLESVPAFEEVLSHFGGNVDLFLKQVGISAAIIHTIVGTFIPLILAVTLTQFFGAERSWRAGLGAWKFALFAGLAFTIPYLLTAIFIGPEFPTLVGGLLGLGITIFVAKQKWLVPADPWDFPARGQWPDFWGSNRPEDSPEMINSGTQLMNPILAWLPYGLVGVCLVLSRIVPPLKNGLQAWQITISNLLGTTLTVTTQPLYLPPTILLFVVGITYFLHRMEWRKFQYAVKSTVPILLNVSLALGAAVLLARVFINSGSNGLGLKSMPLELADGLALIVGDSWPLFAPVVGLIGAFVAGSVTVSNMMFSLFQFGMAEKINLSQPLILALQCVGASAGNIICVPNIVAAAATVGLLGMEGVLIRWLLTPAVYYIGLAGLVGLVLS; from the coding sequence TTGGATTCTGGTTTTACCTTGGTGATGTACGCCCTGATTGCCCTCGTCCCCATTGTGACGGTGTTCCTGTTGCTGATCGGGGCACGCTGGCCTGCCAATCGAGCGATGCCGGTAGCCTATGGAGTCACGGTGATCATTGCCTTGGTTTTGTGGCGAGTTCCCTTTCATTGGGTGGCCGCGGCGACGGTGCAGGGTGGGGTCATTGCCCTAGAGATTTTATATATTGTCTTTGGCGCGATTTTGCTATTAAACACGCTCCAGTTATCGGGGGCAATTCCGGCCATTCGCCACAGTCTCACGTCGATTACGGAGGATCGGCGGATCCAAGTGATGATTATTGCCTGGCTGTTTGGTAGCTTTATTGAGGGAGCCTCTGGATTTGGCACCCCAGCGGTCATTTGCGTCCCTTTGATGGTGGCGATCGGGTTTCCAGCCCTAGCGGCGGTGATGATGGCCCTCATCATTCAAAGTACCCCTTCCACCTTTGGGGCAGTGGGTACGCCAATTGTGATTGGCATCCGGGCAGGCCTAGAGAGCGTTCCGGCATTTGAGGAGGTTTTGAGTCATTTTGGTGGTAACGTTGATCTCTTTTTGAAGCAGGTGGGGATTTCTGCGGCAATTATTCACACCATAGTGGGTACCTTTATTCCCTTGATTTTGGCGGTGACTCTCACCCAGTTTTTTGGAGCCGAAAGGTCTTGGCGGGCAGGACTCGGGGCTTGGAAATTTGCGCTGTTTGCGGGTTTGGCCTTTACGATTCCCTATTTACTAACGGCGATTTTCATTGGCCCAGAATTTCCCACCTTAGTTGGCGGCTTGCTTGGCCTAGGGATAACGATTTTTGTGGCAAAACAGAAGTGGCTGGTTCCAGCAGACCCATGGGATTTTCCAGCGCGAGGCCAATGGCCAGACTTTTGGGGGAGCAACCGTCCCGAAGACTCTCCAGAAATGATAAATTCAGGAACCCAATTAATGAATCCGATCTTGGCCTGGTTACCCTATGGACTAGTGGGTGTATGTCTCGTGCTATCGCGGATTGTGCCCCCCTTAAAAAATGGACTCCAGGCCTGGCAAATTACGATTTCTAATTTATTGGGTACCACCTTAACGGTAACAACCCAACCCCTGTATTTACCGCCAACAATTTTGTTATTTGTGGTAGGAATAACGTATTTCCTGCATCGGATGGAATGGAGAAAATTTCAATACGCCGTCAAAAGTACGGTTCCAATTCTCTTAAATGTCAGCTTGGCCTTGGGCGCCGCCGTTTTGTTGGCAAGGGTATTTATTAACTCGGGAAGCAATGGCTTAGGGCTAAAGAGTATGCCCTTGGAATTAGCTGATGGACTGGCATTGATCGTGGGAGACAGTTGGCCTCTATTTGCTCCAGTGGTTGGATTAATTGGAGCCTTTGTCGCCGGCAGTGTCACAGTGAGTAATATGATGTTTTCCCTATTTCAGTTTGGCATGGCAGAAAAAATCAACCTGTCGCAACCACTCATTTTAGCGTTGCAATGTGTTGGGGCTTCGGCGGGAAATATCATTTGTGTGCCTAATATTGTGGCAGCGGCGGCAACGGTGGGCCTGTTGGGGATGGAGGGCGTTTTAATTCGCTGGTTATTGACTCCAGCGGTCTACTACATTGGCTTGGCGGGTCTTGTAGGACTGGTCTTGAGTTAG
- the secF gene encoding protein translocase subunit SecF — protein sequence MTFSVVKQRSLWWGISIVFLVSGIIAMVISWSNPEIRAPLRPGLDFIGGTRLQFELECTTTQTCDRPIDLSQAREILTQEGLGNSSIQVLDQYGLSIRTLPLDVNQRTRLKDKLEATLGTFDPQQVQIETVGPTLGRQILNSGLLALFVSFIGITIYLTIRFQFDYAFFALVALVHDVFVTMGIFAILGLVLGIEVDSLFVVALLTIIGFSVNDTVVIYDRIRENIKIHSDLPINEIVDTAVNQTLGRSINTTMTTLLPLIAIFIFGGETLRYFALALIIGFVMGAYSSIFVASTLLGWWRETKNMKQKHALKT from the coding sequence ATGACCTTTAGTGTGGTGAAACAGCGATCGCTCTGGTGGGGAATTTCCATTGTTTTCTTGGTCAGTGGCATCATTGCCATGGTGATCTCCTGGAGTAATCCAGAGATTCGCGCCCCCCTTCGGCCCGGCCTAGATTTTATTGGTGGGACACGGCTGCAATTTGAACTGGAATGTACCACAACCCAAACCTGCGATCGCCCCATTGACCTCAGTCAAGCCCGGGAAATCCTCACCCAAGAAGGGCTAGGCAATAGCAGTATTCAGGTCTTGGATCAATACGGCCTCTCCATTCGCACCCTACCCCTAGACGTTAATCAACGCACCCGCCTCAAAGACAAGCTGGAAGCAACCCTGGGCACCTTTGACCCCCAGCAAGTGCAGATTGAAACCGTGGGCCCCACCCTAGGTCGCCAAATCCTAAATTCTGGTCTTTTAGCCTTATTTGTATCCTTTATTGGCATTACGATTTATTTAACCATTCGCTTTCAGTTTGACTATGCCTTTTTTGCCCTCGTAGCCCTAGTCCATGATGTCTTTGTCACGATGGGAATTTTTGCCATTTTGGGCCTCGTCCTAGGCATTGAAGTGGATAGTCTATTTGTGGTTGCCCTGCTAACGATCATTGGCTTTTCCGTTAACGATACCGTTGTCATCTACGATCGCATCCGCGAGAATATTAAAATCCATAGCGACTTACCCATTAACGAAATTGTAGATACCGCCGTCAATCAAACTCTGGGGCGATCCATCAACACCACCATGACGACCCTGTTGCCCCTAATCGCCATTTTCATCTTTGGTGGTGAAACCCTGCGCTACTTTGCCCTGGCCCTGATTATTGGTTTTGTCATGGGAGCCTACTCTAGTATCTTTGTGGCCAGTACCCTCCTAGGCTGGTGGCGAGAGACTAAAAATATGAAGCAAAAACATGCCTTGAAAACTTGA
- the secD gene encoding protein translocase subunit SecD translates to MGKHRGWIAVILVLLLAATWVIARTPPRLGLDLRGGAQLTLQVETTEKVPQITPLVLEAVQRVVENRINGLGVAEAVVQTSGEDKLLVQLPGVSDPQQAERVLQGTAQLDFRFQKPGTDAQLQIERQLQSELLLQQAQLLIAQSDNQGNATVLAENEAALEENRDSLEKSEQAIADLFQKTDLTGAMLREAFASPVAPGSPNWSVVVRFDTQGSELFANLTREIAGTGRSIGIFLDDRLISAPTVSVEYAQTGIAGGSAEISGGFNAQSANDLAVQLQGGALPVPLEVVENRTVGATLGQDSIRKSLIAGLGGLVLVLIFMVAYYRLPGAIADVALILYATFTYAVFLLFGVTLTLPGIAGFILSIGMAVDANVLIFERTREELRAGRTLYRSVEAGFDRAFSSILDSNITTLIACGALFWLGTGLVRGFAVTLAIGVGVSMFTALTCSRTFLFYVITIPSLRRPRWFCPKLEAVK, encoded by the coding sequence ATGGGTAAGCATCGAGGCTGGATTGCTGTTATTTTAGTTTTACTCTTGGCGGCAACCTGGGTAATTGCCCGAACTCCACCCCGATTAGGTTTGGACTTGCGTGGTGGGGCCCAGCTAACCTTGCAGGTGGAAACGACGGAAAAAGTACCCCAAATAACCCCCCTTGTTTTAGAAGCGGTACAGCGGGTTGTCGAAAACCGGATTAATGGTTTAGGGGTGGCCGAGGCGGTTGTCCAAACCTCTGGAGAGGATAAGCTGCTAGTGCAACTGCCAGGGGTGAGTGATCCCCAACAGGCGGAGCGGGTGCTCCAGGGGACGGCCCAACTAGATTTTCGTTTTCAAAAACCCGGAACCGATGCCCAACTCCAAATTGAGCGGCAACTCCAATCAGAACTTTTACTACAGCAGGCCCAACTCCTAATAGCTCAGTCGGACAATCAGGGGAATGCTACGGTCTTAGCCGAAAACGAAGCAGCCTTAGAAGAAAATCGTGACTCTCTAGAAAAAAGTGAGCAGGCGATCGCCGACCTCTTCCAAAAAACCGACTTGACGGGGGCAATGTTGCGGGAAGCCTTTGCCAGTCCGGTGGCCCCCGGTTCGCCCAATTGGAGTGTGGTGGTTCGCTTTGACACCCAAGGTTCAGAGCTATTTGCTAATCTGACCAGGGAAATCGCGGGCACGGGCCGATCCATTGGTATTTTCCTGGACGATCGCCTGATTAGTGCCCCCACCGTATCCGTGGAGTATGCCCAAACCGGTATTGCCGGGGGTAGTGCCGAAATTTCCGGTGGCTTTAATGCCCAAAGTGCCAATGATCTAGCAGTACAACTCCAGGGTGGAGCCTTGCCTGTTCCCCTTGAAGTGGTGGAAAATCGCACCGTGGGAGCAACCCTGGGTCAAGATAGTATTCGTAAAAGCTTGATTGCCGGCTTGGGGGGATTGGTCTTAGTGCTGATCTTTATGGTGGCCTACTACCGTTTACCGGGGGCGATCGCCGATGTGGCGTTAATTCTCTATGCCACGTTTACCTATGCGGTATTTTTGCTCTTTGGTGTCACCTTAACCCTGCCAGGTATTGCCGGATTTATTCTCAGTATTGGCATGGCGGTGGATGCCAATGTCCTGATTTTTGAGCGGACTCGAGAAGAACTGCGGGCCGGACGTACTCTTTATCGCTCCGTAGAAGCAGGCTTTGATCGGGCCTTTTCCAGTATTTTAGACAGTAATATTACCACTCTGATTGCCTGTGGGGCCCTCTTTTGGCTCGGAACCGGCCTAGTGCGCGGGTTTGCCGTTACCCTGGCGATCGGGGTTGGTGTGAGTATGTTTACGGCACTCACCTGTAGCCGCACCTTTTTGTTCTACGTGATTACCATTCCCAGTTTGCGGCGGCCCCGCTGGTTTTGTCCCAAATTGGAGGCGGTGAAATGA
- a CDS encoding alpha-ketoacid dehydrogenase subunit beta, protein MSEMLMFNALRAAIDEEMERDPTVLVMGEDVGHYGGSYKVTKDLYKKYGDLRLLDTPIAENSFTGMAVGAAMTGLRPIVEGMNMGFLLLAFNQIANNAGMLRYTSGGNFKIPIVIRGPGGVGRQLGAEHSQRLEAYFQAVPGLKIVACSTAYNAKGLLKSAIRDENPVLFFEHVLLYNLKEDLPDHEYLVPLDKAEIVRPGKDVTILTYSRMRHHVLQAVKTLEKEGYDPEVIDLISLKPIDFATIGPSITKTHRVIIVEECMKTGGIGAELVASITERYFDELDAPVLRLSSQDIPTPYNGKLENLTIVQPPQIVEAVQKMVTGQV, encoded by the coding sequence ATGTCAGAAATGTTAATGTTTAATGCCCTCCGGGCAGCCATTGACGAAGAAATGGAGCGGGATCCCACCGTACTGGTGATGGGGGAAGACGTGGGCCACTACGGCGGCTCCTATAAAGTGACGAAGGATCTATATAAAAAGTATGGGGACTTGCGCCTTTTAGATACCCCCATTGCTGAAAATAGCTTTACGGGGATGGCCGTGGGAGCCGCAATGACTGGACTGCGGCCCATCGTCGAAGGCATGAATATGGGCTTTTTACTCCTGGCCTTTAATCAAATTGCCAATAATGCTGGGATGCTACGTTACACATCCGGCGGCAACTTCAAAATTCCCATTGTGATTCGTGGCCCCGGCGGTGTCGGTCGCCAACTGGGGGCAGAACATTCCCAGCGGCTAGAGGCCTATTTTCAGGCAGTGCCCGGCTTAAAAATTGTCGCCTGCTCAACGGCCTACAATGCCAAGGGACTCTTGAAATCAGCCATCCGGGATGAAAACCCCGTTCTATTTTTTGAGCATGTCCTCCTTTACAACCTGAAGGAAGACCTACCGGATCACGAATATTTAGTTCCTTTGGATAAAGCAGAAATTGTTCGCCCTGGCAAGGATGTCACTATTCTCACCTACTCACGGATGCGACACCATGTTCTCCAAGCGGTGAAGACCCTGGAAAAAGAGGGCTACGATCCCGAGGTCATTGATTTAATTTCCCTTAAGCCCATTGATTTTGCCACGATTGGCCCCTCCATTACCAAGACCCATCGGGTGATCATCGTCGAAGAATGTATGAAAACCGGCGGGATTGGCGCGGAACTGGTTGCCTCGATTACGGAGCGGTACTTTGATGAGTTGGATGCCCCTGTTTTGCGGCTCTCTTCCCAGGATATTCCCACTCCCTACAATGGCAAACTAGAAAATTTAACCATTGTGCAACCTCCCCAAATCGTGGAAGCGGTGCAAAAAATGGTTACAGGGCAGGTGTAA
- a CDS encoding RsmB/NOP family class I SAM-dependent RNA methyltransferase has product MPNSPSRLLQTLSQNLFPKLPDQEQFIQALLQPQPYPPAILWIQPKPAVLPFAIAPAVAWQPSFVDRLSLESKPGKHPLHDQGAYYCLDLSSVFAAVPLMELAAKAPKTNLVVDLCAAPGGKSLFAWRSIQPDLLLCNEVIGKRLGMLISNLKRCQVDPVAVLHGDVATLAPVLCQSADVVIVDAPCSGQSLLAKRTKVEGCFHPVTIRHNQRRQKRILAAAADLVAPQGWLLYSTCTFSKAENEGAIAWFLSKFPQFQPQAVLALKDWQSHLAPFPCYRLWPQSGLGAGAFTVLLHNSAPSEPESEPQPLGTDWKRYQKWSSFD; this is encoded by the coding sequence GTGCCTAATTCTCCTTCGCGGCTCCTGCAAACCCTGAGTCAAAACCTGTTTCCAAAACTGCCCGATCAGGAACAATTTATACAAGCACTGCTTCAGCCCCAACCCTATCCACCGGCGATTCTTTGGATTCAACCAAAGCCAGCCGTTCTCCCCTTTGCGATCGCCCCAGCCGTTGCCTGGCAACCCTCCTTTGTCGATCGCCTCAGTTTAGAGAGCAAGCCCGGCAAGCATCCCCTCCATGACCAAGGGGCCTACTACTGTTTAGACCTTTCCTCTGTTTTTGCTGCCGTACCCCTAATGGAACTCGCCGCAAAAGCCCCTAAAACCAATCTTGTGGTGGATCTCTGTGCCGCCCCCGGTGGAAAAAGTCTCTTTGCTTGGCGTAGTATCCAACCCGACCTCCTCCTCTGCAATGAAGTCATTGGCAAACGCCTAGGGATGCTCATTTCAAATCTGAAACGCTGTCAGGTGGATCCGGTGGCGGTACTCCATGGAGATGTGGCCACCTTAGCTCCCGTCCTCTGCCAATCCGCAGACGTGGTAATTGTAGATGCTCCCTGTTCCGGTCAATCGCTTCTCGCTAAAAGGACAAAGGTGGAGGGATGCTTTCATCCAGTAACCATTCGCCATAATCAACGCCGTCAAAAGCGTATTTTGGCCGCTGCTGCTGACCTAGTAGCTCCCCAGGGGTGGTTACTCTACTCTACCTGTACATTCTCAAAGGCGGAAAACGAAGGGGCGATCGCCTGGTTTTTAAGCAAATTTCCCCAATTTCAGCCCCAAGCGGTTCTCGCCCTGAAGGATTGGCAATCCCACCTTGCCCCATTTCCCTGCTATCGCCTCTGGCCCCAAAGTGGTTTAGGGGCAGGGGCATTTACGGTTTTGCTGCACAATAGTGCCCCTAGTGAACCTGAGAGTGAACCACAGCCCCTAGGAACCGATTGGAAACGCTATCAAAAATGGTCAAGTTTCGACTAA
- a CDS encoding J domain-containing protein — protein MPRAPSVSSIQAEIDRLVNLHGYDKAILIQFASFVKGKKLQLTLPELKKAVYRHFQVSSTPKLKASGSFQMATDGMNLSLSQKESWKKIYRRWIGVLPDEDGVTGDNCINGINIFDYDLPWRVFGLDRHTATDNDIKAAYRELSKTYHPDQPTGNPDIFNRLNVFYRSLLGKG, from the coding sequence ATGCCACGCGCCCCCAGTGTCAGTTCCATTCAAGCAGAAATAGATAGACTCGTTAACCTACACGGCTATGATAAGGCGATCCTTATTCAGTTTGCCTCCTTTGTCAAAGGCAAAAAACTACAATTAACGTTGCCTGAACTCAAAAAAGCAGTTTATCGACACTTTCAAGTTAGTTCAACCCCAAAATTAAAGGCGTCGGGTTCATTCCAGATGGCCACCGATGGCATGAATTTGAGCCTCAGCCAGAAGGAATCTTGGAAAAAAATCTATCGTCGTTGGATCGGGGTTCTACCGGATGAAGACGGCGTGACCGGGGACAATTGCATTAATGGCATCAACATTTTCGACTACGATTTGCCCTGGCGAGTGTTTGGACTAGACCGGCATACTGCCACAGACAACGACATCAAGGCAGCCTACCGGGAACTCAGCAAAACCTACCACCCTGACCAGCCCACGGGGAATCCAGACATTTTCAATCGCCTAAATGTATTCTACCGGAGTCTATTGGGGAAAGGCTAA